In the Streptomyces sp. f51 genome, one interval contains:
- a CDS encoding YceI family protein, with product MGIFGRKTTGTTETSAAATATATTGVVSPDLAALTGDYTIDPAHSTIGFVARHAMVTNVKGSFKDFEGTLHLDGGDPSRSTASLDITMDSIDTGSADRDGHLKSADFFKTDEFPAMTFRSVKAEALGGDDYRITGDLEILGTTKQISIDLEFNGSAKDPFGNERVGFEGKAEILRSDWGLTWNAALETGGVLVSDKIKLNFDISAIKNAG from the coding sequence ATGGGCATCTTCGGCCGCAAGACCACCGGCACCACCGAGACCTCCGCCGCCGCGACGGCCACCGCGACGACCGGCGTCGTCAGCCCGGACCTGGCCGCGCTGACCGGCGACTACACCATCGACCCGGCCCACTCGACGATCGGCTTCGTCGCCCGGCACGCGATGGTCACCAACGTCAAGGGCTCGTTCAAGGACTTCGAGGGCACGCTCCACCTGGACGGCGGCGACCCGTCCCGGTCCACGGCCTCGCTCGACATCACGATGGACAGCATCGACACCGGGTCCGCCGACCGCGACGGTCACCTCAAGAGCGCCGACTTCTTCAAGACCGACGAGTTCCCCGCGATGACCTTCCGCTCCGTCAAGGCGGAGGCCCTCGGCGGTGACGACTACCGGATCACCGGCGACCTGGAGATCCTCGGCACCACCAAGCAGATCAGCATCGACCTGGAGTTCAACGGCTCCGCGAAGGACCCGTTCGGCAACGAGCGCGTGGGCTTCGAGGGCAAGGCCGAGATCCTGCGCTCCGACTGGGGCCTCACCTGGAACGCGGCCCTGGAGACCGGCGGCGTCCTCGTCTCCGACAAGATCAAGCTGAACTTCGACATCTCGGCGATCAAGAACGCCGGCTGA
- a CDS encoding acyl-CoA carboxylase subunit beta, with amino-acid sequence MTVLDEADTASTTIPTGEPTDARGRVAELHAIRAEALRGPSEKATEAQHAKGKLTARERIELLLDAGSFQEVEQLRRHRATGFGLEAKKPYTDGVITGWGTVEGRTVFVYAHDFRIFGGALGEAHATKIHKIMDMAIAAGAPLVSLNDGAGARIQEGVSALAGYGGIFQRNTRASGVIPQISVMLGPCAGGAAYSPALTDFVFMVRETSQMFITGPDVVKAVTGEEITQNGLGGADVHAETSGVCHFAYDDEETCIAEVRYLLSMLPQNNRENPPRAESADPADRRSEVLLDLVPADGNRPYDMTKVIEELVDDGDYLEVHERWARNIICALARLDGQVVGIVANQPQSLAGVLDIEASEKAARFVQMCDAFNIPIITLLDVPGFLPGVDQEHGGIIRHGAKLLYAYCNATVPRISLILRKAYGGAYIVMDSQSIGADLTYAWPTNEIAVMGAEGAANVIFRRQIADAADPEAMRVRMVKEYKAELMHPYYAAERGLVDDVIDPAETREVLIKSLAMLHTKHADLPSRKHGNPPQ; translated from the coding sequence ATGACCGTTTTGGACGAGGCCGACACCGCGAGCACCACGATCCCCACAGGCGAGCCGACGGACGCGCGTGGCCGTGTGGCGGAACTGCACGCCATCCGTGCGGAGGCCTTGCGGGGTCCCAGCGAGAAGGCGACCGAGGCGCAGCATGCCAAGGGCAAGCTGACCGCGCGGGAGCGGATCGAGCTGCTGCTGGACGCGGGCTCGTTCCAGGAGGTCGAGCAGTTGCGCCGGCACCGGGCGACCGGGTTCGGTCTGGAGGCGAAGAAGCCGTACACCGACGGTGTGATCACCGGGTGGGGCACGGTCGAGGGCCGGACGGTGTTCGTGTACGCGCACGACTTCCGGATCTTCGGCGGGGCGCTGGGCGAGGCCCACGCGACGAAGATCCACAAGATCATGGACATGGCGATCGCGGCGGGTGCGCCGCTGGTGTCGCTGAACGACGGCGCGGGCGCCCGGATCCAGGAGGGCGTCTCCGCCCTGGCCGGTTACGGCGGGATCTTCCAGCGCAACACCCGCGCCTCGGGTGTGATCCCGCAGATCTCGGTGATGCTGGGCCCGTGTGCGGGCGGCGCGGCCTACAGCCCCGCCCTGACGGACTTCGTGTTCATGGTCCGTGAGACCTCGCAGATGTTCATCACCGGACCGGACGTGGTCAAGGCGGTCACCGGCGAGGAGATCACCCAGAACGGTCTGGGTGGCGCGGACGTGCACGCCGAGACCTCGGGCGTGTGCCACTTCGCCTACGACGACGAGGAGACCTGCATCGCCGAGGTGCGCTACCTCCTGTCGATGCTCCCGCAGAACAACCGCGAGAACCCGCCGCGCGCCGAGTCCGCCGACCCGGCCGACCGCCGCAGCGAGGTGCTCCTCGACCTGGTCCCGGCCGACGGCAACCGCCCGTACGACATGACCAAGGTCATCGAGGAGCTCGTCGACGACGGCGACTACCTGGAGGTCCACGAGCGCTGGGCCCGCAACATCATCTGCGCGCTGGCCCGCCTCGACGGCCAGGTCGTCGGCATCGTCGCCAACCAGCCGCAGAGCCTCGCGGGTGTCCTCGACATCGAGGCGTCCGAAAAAGCTGCACGCTTTGTCCAGATGTGTGACGCTTTCAATATCCCGATCATCACGTTGCTGGACGTGCCCGGGTTCCTCCCGGGTGTCGACCAGGAGCACGGCGGGATCATCCGGCACGGCGCGAAGCTGCTCTACGCCTACTGCAACGCGACGGTGCCGCGGATCTCGCTCATCCTGCGCAAGGCGTACGGAGGTGCCTACATCGTCATGGACAGCCAGTCCATCGGGGCCGACCTCACCTACGCCTGGCCGACGAACGAGATCGCCGTGATGGGCGCCGAGGGTGCCGCCAACGTCATCTTCCGCCGTCAGATCGCCGATGCCGCCGATCCCGAGGCGATGCGCGTCCGCATGGTCAAGGAGTACAAGGCCGAGCTGATGCACCCGTACTACGCCGCCGAGCGCGGGCTGGTCGACGACGTCATCGACCCCGCGGAGACCCGCGAGGTCCTGATCAAGTCGCTCGCGATGCTGCACACCAAGCACGCGGACCTGCCCTCCCGCAAGCACGGCAACCCCCCGCAGTAA
- a CDS encoding acyl-CoA carboxylase subunit epsilon, whose translation MSNADIRVEKGHAEPEEVAAITAILLARAASAPTDAASSHRPHRKAGWRRLEREPGFRAPHSWH comes from the coding sequence ATGAGCAACGCTGACATCCGCGTCGAGAAGGGCCATGCCGAGCCCGAGGAGGTCGCCGCCATCACGGCGATCCTCCTGGCCCGTGCCGCCTCCGCTCCCACAGATGCCGCCTCCTCCCACCGCCCCCACCGCAAGGCCGGCTGGCGCCGGCTGGAGCGCGAGCCCGGCTTCCGGGCGCCGCACAGCTGGCACTGA
- a CDS encoding ATP/GTP-binding protein, with product MDFASSSGGPSRSTTSAKIVVAGGFGVGKTTFVGAVSEINPLRTEAVMTSASAGIDDLTHTGDKTTTTVAMDFGRITLDQDLILYLFGTPGQDRFWFMWDDLVRGAIGAIVLVDTRRLADCFPAVDYFENSGLPFVIALNGFDGNQPYNPEEVREALQIGPDAPIITTDARHRADAKSALITLVEHALMARLR from the coding sequence GTGGACTTCGCAAGCTCTAGCGGAGGGCCTTCCCGCTCCACCACGTCCGCGAAGATCGTGGTGGCGGGCGGCTTCGGCGTGGGCAAGACCACGTTCGTCGGCGCCGTCTCGGAGATCAACCCGCTGCGCACCGAGGCCGTCATGACGTCCGCTTCGGCGGGCATCGACGACCTCACGCACACCGGAGACAAGACGACGACGACCGTCGCCATGGACTTCGGCCGTATCACCCTCGACCAGGACCTGATTCTGTACCTCTTCGGTACGCCGGGTCAGGACCGCTTCTGGTTCATGTGGGACGACCTGGTCCGCGGCGCCATCGGCGCGATCGTCCTGGTGGACACCCGGCGTCTCGCCGACTGCTTCCCGGCGGTCGACTACTTCGAGAACAGCGGCCTGCCGTTCGTGATCGCCCTCAACGGCTTCGACGGCAACCAGCCGTACAACCCGGAGGAAGTCCGCGAGGCCCTTCAGATCGGCCCGGACGCCCCGATCATCACGACGGACGCCCGTCACCGCGCGGACGCCAAGTCGGCGCTCATCACGCTGGTCGAGCACGCCCTCATGGCGCGCCTGCGCTAG
- a CDS encoding DUF742 domain-containing protein gives MVTPPGGSSSGNWSYGPGQGQGDGSGDPNRYNFPPSAPHQRRQPYAPQGPQGPGPSPYDQPPAPRIQPVQPQRRSPEAAPAGSSNNPLVRPYAMTGGRTRPRYQLAIEALVHTTAQPHQMQGQLPEHQRICNLCREIKSVAEISALLTIPLGVARILVADLAEAGLVAIHQPGGDESAGGQPAVTLLERVLSGLRKL, from the coding sequence GTGGTAACACCCCCAGGCGGTTCGTCTTCGGGCAATTGGTCGTACGGCCCCGGCCAGGGGCAGGGCGACGGTTCAGGCGACCCGAACCGGTACAACTTTCCTCCCTCCGCACCCCACCAGCGACGGCAGCCGTACGCGCCCCAGGGTCCCCAGGGCCCCGGGCCGTCCCCGTACGACCAGCCGCCGGCGCCGCGCATCCAGCCCGTGCAGCCGCAGCGACGTTCTCCCGAGGCGGCGCCCGCCGGGTCGTCCAACAACCCCCTGGTGCGTCCCTACGCCATGACGGGTGGCCGCACCAGGCCCCGCTACCAGCTCGCCATCGAGGCACTGGTGCACACCACCGCGCAGCCGCACCAGATGCAGGGCCAGTTGCCCGAGCATCAGCGCATCTGCAACCTCTGCCGTGAGATCAAGTCGGTGGCCGAGATCTCGGCCCTGCTGACCATCCCTCTCGGTGTGGCCAGGATCCTCGTCGCCGACTTGGCGGAGGCGGGCCTGGTCGCCATTCATCAGCCGGGCGGCGACGAGAGCGCCGGCGGCCAGCCAGCCGTGACATTGCTCGAAAGGGTGCTCAGTGGACTTCGCAAGCTCTAG
- a CDS encoding roadblock/LC7 domain-containing protein — translation MSQAAQNLNWLITNFVDNTPGVSHTVVVSADGLLLAMSEGFPRDRADQLAAVASGLTSLTAGASRIFEGGHVNQTVVEMERGFLFLMSVSDGSSLAVLAHPEADIGLIGYEMALLVDRAGTVLTPDLRAELQGSLLN, via the coding sequence ATGAGCCAGGCGGCACAGAACCTGAACTGGTTGATCACCAACTTCGTGGACAACACCCCCGGTGTGTCGCACACAGTGGTGGTCTCCGCCGATGGACTCCTTCTGGCTATGTCCGAAGGCTTTCCCCGCGACCGCGCCGACCAGCTCGCCGCCGTCGCGTCCGGTCTGACCTCCTTGACCGCGGGCGCGTCCCGTATCTTCGAGGGCGGCCACGTGAACCAGACCGTTGTGGAGATGGAGCGAGGATTCCTCTTCCTCATGTCCGTTTCGGATGGTTCTTCCCTCGCAGTACTCGCACACCCTGAGGCGGACATCGGTCTCATTGGGTACGAGATGGCGCTTCTGGTGGACCGTGCGGGCACGGTTCTCACTCCGGACCTTCGTGCGGAGCTCCAGGGCAGCCTTCTCAACTAA
- a CDS encoding nitrate- and nitrite sensing domain-containing protein codes for MRRSMNGPEPSARGNFTPPARGAAPAQVAGPEPTPAPASSGSRFSPRNWRVPTRLNAILLIPVVVGLVMGGFQVKSSIDTWQEAQDAEKTARLVQAALNYGDKLFVERDLSAAPLLTGKGAKDATVVKVRRDTDLAADAFDQAAQNMPKTPGLERRLAVFRNVEPGLTKLRALAYGSKLTGVQTEEGYLQIQHPLMEFANELGLGTGNITSYGRTVYAISLSKAALSLERSIGLHMLIKPGPGLSSLDSQRVALSSYAYLEGIAVEEYRGGGTEADATKLDEATARIKADLTAKAREAAAADPNYVPPPANPVTMVTSLAKLPSPQPADRATLAANGITAQNWMAVNTAKYNAYRQIESDLADKAVAEAGDISNTAQTDAFITGAIVVVALLAAFILAGMVARQMSRAMRQLRSAAFNVAEQRLPMLVDQLSRTDPGRVDTRVQPIPINTTDEIGEVARAFDQVHREAVRLAAEQALLRGNINAIFTNLSRRNQSLIEGQLTLITDLENNEADPDQLENLFRLDHLATRMRRNGENLLVLAGEEPGRRWDQPVPLVDVLRAASSEVEQYERIELSGVPEAEIHGRAVTDLVHLLAELLENATTFSSPQTKVRVTATRLPDGRIMVEIHDKGIGLTAEDFADINHKLANPPTVDAAISQRMGLFVVGRLSDRHGIRVQLRPSGEQAGTTSLVMLPDAITHGGGGEQQPMRDEFTVSQIIPEQQQSFQGENFGAQQQPVLTAADLGFDDSRYEVPDDIRDLDPVGRSLMREGRRAALEAQTHGPEATEAPQGYAEGFEAQPGSGYDDGQASFDGAPAYDGAQGVHEEQQTTYDQQTSYEEPQQAAYDEAYFPSNGGYPEPSYTEPVQQEHAGMGGSAPETLSGFGEPSYQDDWPQPQQQDMYQGGYRPDYAPQAESPQVADASERDSVGFGRPGPAVSAPHTMTDAGLPRRGAAPAGNGRRPAEPAREQSAPMSSGNTGDDWRSSNDDRWQRAEQLKKPKAGGVTSSGLPRRVPKANLVEGTAESTPQGGPQVSRAPEDVRGRLSNLRRGVERGRSAGSETNGQGLGSDSTYNQER; via the coding sequence GTGAGGCGAAGCATGAACGGTCCCGAGCCGTCGGCACGGGGCAACTTCACCCCGCCGGCGCGCGGAGCGGCGCCCGCACAAGTCGCCGGCCCCGAGCCCACGCCGGCGCCCGCGTCGAGCGGGAGCCGATTCTCCCCGCGCAACTGGCGCGTGCCGACCAGGCTGAACGCGATCCTGCTCATACCCGTGGTGGTCGGCCTCGTCATGGGCGGCTTCCAGGTGAAGAGCTCGATCGACACCTGGCAGGAAGCCCAGGACGCCGAGAAGACGGCCCGCCTGGTGCAGGCGGCCCTGAACTACGGCGACAAACTGTTCGTCGAGCGCGACCTCAGCGCCGCACCGCTGCTGACCGGCAAGGGTGCGAAGGACGCGACCGTCGTCAAGGTCCGCCGGGACACCGACCTGGCCGCCGACGCCTTCGACCAGGCCGCCCAGAACATGCCGAAGACGCCGGGCCTGGAGCGCCGCCTCGCGGTCTTCCGCAACGTCGAGCCCGGTCTCACGAAGCTGCGGGCCCTCGCCTACGGCAGCAAGCTCACCGGTGTGCAGACCGAGGAGGGCTACCTCCAGATCCAGCACCCGCTGATGGAGTTCGCCAACGAGCTCGGCCTGGGCACCGGAAACATCACCAGCTACGGCCGTACGGTCTACGCGATCTCGCTGTCCAAGGCCGCGCTGTCGCTGGAGCGGTCCATCGGTCTGCACATGCTGATCAAGCCGGGTCCCGGTCTGAGCAGCCTCGACAGCCAGCGCGTCGCCCTGTCCTCGTACGCCTACCTCGAGGGCATCGCCGTCGAGGAGTACCGCGGTGGTGGTACCGAGGCCGACGCGACCAAGCTCGACGAGGCCACGGCCAGGATCAAGGCCGATCTGACGGCGAAGGCGCGGGAAGCCGCGGCCGCCGACCCGAACTACGTGCCGCCGCCCGCGAACCCGGTCACCATGGTCACCTCGCTGGCGAAGCTCCCCTCCCCGCAGCCCGCCGACCGCGCCACGCTGGCCGCGAACGGCATCACCGCGCAGAACTGGATGGCGGTCAACACCGCCAAGTACAACGCGTACCGCCAGATCGAGTCCGACCTCGCCGACAAGGCCGTGGCCGAGGCCGGTGACATCTCCAACACGGCGCAGACCGACGCCTTCATCACCGGTGCCATCGTCGTGGTCGCCCTGCTCGCCGCGTTCATCCTGGCCGGCATGGTGGCCCGCCAGATGAGCCGCGCGATGCGCCAGCTGCGCAGCGCCGCCTTCAATGTCGCCGAGCAGCGCCTGCCGATGCTGGTCGACCAGCTCTCGCGCACCGACCCCGGCCGGGTCGACACCCGCGTGCAGCCGATCCCGATCAACACGACGGACGAGATCGGCGAGGTCGCCCGCGCCTTCGACCAGGTCCACCGCGAGGCCGTGCGACTGGCCGCCGAGCAGGCCCTCCTGCGAGGCAACATCAACGCGATCTTCACGAACCTCTCGCGCCGCAACCAGTCGCTGATCGAGGGCCAGCTGACCCTGATCACCGACCTGGAGAACAACGAGGCCGACCCGGACCAGCTGGAGAACCTCTTCCGCCTGGACCACCTCGCGACCCGTATGCGCCGCAACGGCGAGAACCTCCTGGTCCTCGCCGGCGAGGAGCCCGGCCGCCGCTGGGACCAGCCGGTCCCGCTGGTCGACGTCCTGCGCGCCGCCTCCTCCGAGGTGGAGCAGTACGAGCGCATCGAGCTCTCCGGCGTCCCGGAGGCCGAGATCCACGGCCGCGCCGTGACCGACCTCGTGCACCTGCTGGCCGAGCTGCTGGAGAACGCGACCACGTTCTCCTCCCCGCAGACCAAGGTCCGCGTCACCGCGACCCGTCTTCCCGACGGCCGCATCATGGTCGAGATCCACGACAAGGGCATCGGCCTCACCGCCGAGGACTTCGCGGACATCAACCACAAGCTGGCCAACCCGCCGACCGTGGACGCCGCGATCTCGCAGCGCATGGGCCTGTTCGTGGTCGGCCGGCTGTCCGACCGCCACGGCATCCGGGTCCAGCTGCGCCCCTCGGGCGAGCAGGCCGGCACCACCTCCCTGGTCATGCTGCCCGACGCCATCACCCACGGTGGCGGTGGCGAGCAGCAGCCGATGCGCGACGAGTTCACCGTGTCCCAGATCATTCCCGAGCAGCAGCAGTCGTTCCAGGGTGAGAACTTCGGGGCCCAGCAGCAGCCCGTGCTGACCGCCGCGGACCTCGGTTTCGACGACAGCCGCTACGAGGTCCCGGACGACATCCGCGATCTGGACCCCGTGGGCCGCTCCCTCATGCGCGAGGGGCGCCGTGCGGCCCTGGAGGCCCAGACGCACGGCCCGGAGGCCACGGAGGCCCCCCAGGGCTACGCCGAGGGCTTCGAGGCCCAGCCCGGCTCCGGGTACGACGACGGGCAGGCGTCCTTCGACGGCGCCCCGGCGTACGACGGCGCCCAGGGCGTGCACGAGGAGCAGCAGACGACGTACGACCAGCAGACGTCGTACGAGGAGCCGCAGCAGGCCGCGTACGACGAGGCGTACTTCCCGTCCAACGGCGGCTACCCTGAGCCCTCCTACACGGAGCCGGTCCAGCAGGAGCACGCCGGAATGGGCGGCTCCGCCCCGGAGACCCTGTCGGGCTTCGGTGAGCCGTCCTACCAGGACGACTGGCCGCAGCCGCAGCAGCAGGACATGTACCAGGGCGGGTACCGGCCCGACTACGCTCCGCAAGCGGAATCTCCGCAGGTCGCTGACGCGAGTGAGCGGGACAGCGTAGGCTTTGGTCGTCCGGGTCCGGCCGTCTCGGCCCCCCACACGATGACCGACGCGGGACTCCCGCGTCGCGGAGCCGCCCCGGCCGGCAACGGTCGGCGCCCCGCGGAACCGGCGAGGGAGCAGTCGGCGCCCATGTCCTCCGGGAACACGGGCGATGACTGGCGGTCGTCCAACGACGACCGGTGGCAGCGCGCCGAGCAGCTGAAGAAGCCCAAGGCGGGCGGGGTCACCTCGTCCGGTCTGCCGCGGCGGGTGCCCAAGGCCAACCTGGTCGAGGGAACCGCGGAATCGACCCCCCAGGGAGGCCCCCAGGTCTCCCGTGCTCCCGAGGACGTCCGGGGCAGGCTGAGCAACCTGCGTCGCGGTGTCGAGCGGGGACGCAGTGCAGGTAGTGAGACGAACGGTCAGGGCCTCGGTTCTGACAGCACCTACAACCAGGAGCGTTAG
- a CDS encoding ATP/GTP-binding protein — MDFASSDGGRATTSAKIVVAGGFGVGKTTFVGAVSEINPLRTEAVMTSASAGIDDLTHTGDKTTTTVAMDFGRITLDQDLILYLFGTPGQDRFWFMWDDLVRGAIGAVVLVDTRRLADCFPAVDYFENSGLPFVIALNGFDGHQPYNPEEVREALQIGPDAPIITTDARHRADAKSALITLVEHALMARLR, encoded by the coding sequence GTGGACTTCGCAAGCTCTGACGGAGGCCGGGCGACCACCTCCGCGAAGATCGTCGTAGCGGGTGGCTTCGGTGTCGGCAAGACCACGTTCGTGGGCGCCGTCTCCGAGATCAACCCCCTGCGGACCGAGGCCGTCATGACCTCCGCTTCGGCGGGCATCGACGACCTCACCCACACCGGGGACAAGACCACCACCACGGTGGCCATGGACTTCGGCCGTATCACCCTCGACCAGGACCTGATCCTGTACCTCTTCGGTACGCCGGGCCAGGACCGCTTCTGGTTCATGTGGGACGACCTGGTCCGCGGCGCCATCGGCGCCGTGGTCCTGGTGGACACCCGGCGTCTCGCCGACTGCTTCCCGGCGGTCGACTACTTCGAGAACAGCGGCCTGCCGTTCGTCATCGCCCTCAACGGCTTCGACGGTCACCAGCCGTACAACCCGGAGGAAGTGCGCGAGGCCCTTCAGATCGGCCCGGACGCCCCGATCATCACGACGGACGCCCGTCACCGTGCAGATGCGAAGAGCGCTCTCATCACGCTGGTCGAGCACGCCCTCATGGCACGGCTGCGGTAG
- a CDS encoding DUF742 domain-containing protein, translating to MTPPPASHDPYAESYGDEGDQPLVRPYAMTGGRTRPRYQLAIEALISTTADPAQLMGLLPEHQRICHLCREVKSVAEVSALLSMPLGVARILVADLAEAGLVAIHQPGGDENNGGAPDVTLLERVLSGLRKL from the coding sequence ATGACCCCGCCCCCCGCCTCTCATGATCCGTACGCCGAGTCGTACGGGGATGAAGGCGACCAGCCGCTGGTACGTCCGTACGCGATGACCGGCGGCCGGACCAGGCCGCGGTACCAACTGGCCATAGAGGCTCTGATCAGCACCACGGCCGATCCGGCCCAGCTGATGGGTCTGCTCCCCGAACACCAGCGCATCTGCCATCTGTGCCGGGAAGTGAAGTCGGTGGCCGAGGTGTCGGCCCTCCTGTCCATGCCGCTCGGCGTGGCCAGGATCCTTGTCGCGGACCTCGCCGAGGCCGGACTTGTCGCCATTCACCAGCCTGGCGGCGATGAGAACAACGGCGGCGCGCCGGACGTGACACTGCTCGAAAGGGTGCTCAGTGGACTTCGCAAGCTCTGA
- a CDS encoding roadblock/LC7 domain-containing protein, translated as MSQAAQNLNWLITNFVDNTPGVSHTVVVSADGLLLAMSEGFPRDRADQLAAVASGLTSLTAGASRIFEGGSVAQTVVEMERGFLFLMSVSDGSSLAVLSHPECDIGLVGYEMALLVDRAGAVLTPDLRAELQGSLLH; from the coding sequence ATGAGCCAGGCGGCACAGAACCTCAACTGGTTGATCACCAACTTCGTGGACAACACCCCCGGGGTGTCCCACACCGTCGTCGTGTCCGCCGACGGACTCCTTCTGGCAATGTCCGAAGGCTTCCCCCGCGACCGCGCGGACCAACTGGCGGCCGTGGCCTCCGGACTCACTTCGCTGACCGCCGGGGCCTCCCGGATCTTCGAAGGCGGCTCGGTGGCCCAGACGGTCGTGGAGATGGAGCGCGGTTTCCTCTTCCTGATGTCGGTTTCGGACGGATCGTCCCTCGCGGTCCTCTCCCACCCGGAGTGCGACATCGGCCTTGTCGGCTACGAGATGGCACTGCTCGTCGACCGTGCGGGCGCCGTCCTCACGCCGGACCTGCGTGCCGAACTACAAGGCAGTCTGCTTCACTGA